The genomic region CTCCCCGGCTTGCTACGAGGTACCTCCATGGCCCGCATCCTGGTTCTCGGCATCGGCAACGTCCTCATGGGCGACGACGCCCTCGGCTCGCACGTCATCAAGGAGCTGGAGGCCCGCTTCACCTTCCCGGAGGAAGTGACCCTCATCGACGCCGGCACGCCCGGCGTGGACCTCACCGCCTACATGGCCGGGCACGAGACGCTGCTCGTCGTGGACGTGGTGCGCGCCAAGGGCCAGCCGGGCGAGTTCCGCTACTACGACCGGGCGAAGCTCATGGAGAAGGCGCCCATGGTGGCGATGAGCCCCCACGAGCCGGGCCTGCGCGAGGCGCTCCTCACCGCCGACTTCATGGGCGTGGCGCCTTCCGAGGTGAAGCTCATCGGCGTCATCCCCGACGTGGTGGACCTCGGCGTCCGCCTCTCCGAGCCGGTCCGCGCCGCGCTGCCCCGCGTGATCGACGAGGTGGTGGCCGACCTCACCGCCCACGGCGCCGCCCCGACGCCGCGCGATCCGCCGGCCAAGCCCGACCTCTGGTGGGAGACGCCGCGCGGGATGTGACGCCGCGCCCTGGCGTCCAGCCTGCCGGGGCGCCTCGGGGGGGCCTCAC from Anaeromyxobacter paludicola harbors:
- a CDS encoding HyaD/HybD family hydrogenase maturation endopeptidase, whose product is MARILVLGIGNVLMGDDALGSHVIKELEARFTFPEEVTLIDAGTPGVDLTAYMAGHETLLVVDVVRAKGQPGEFRYYDRAKLMEKAPMVAMSPHEPGLREALLTADFMGVAPSEVKLIGVIPDVVDLGVRLSEPVRAALPRVIDEVVADLTAHGAAPTPRDPPAKPDLWWETPRGM